The Humulus lupulus chromosome 4, drHumLupu1.1, whole genome shotgun sequence genome has a window encoding:
- the LOC133829177 gene encoding uncharacterized protein LOC133829177, whose amino-acid sequence MNEWKSFVKEKNSAEFKATSEKFKKIRTKQLPHTCSRKGYARLIDELMNHSETKTPPSRVDVWTKAHKKKNGEPVNSEVAEAFVYTLPFQNHVTLVLTYSFV is encoded by the exons ATGAATGAGTGGAAAAGTTTTGTTAAGGAAAAAAATAGTGCTGAGTTtaag GCTACAAGCGAGAAATTCAAAAAAATACGGACAAAGCAACTACCCCACACTTGTAGTCGCAAAGGTTATGCAAGATTGATTGATGAATTG atgaaccatagtgaaaccaaaacaccaccttctagagttgatgtttggaccaaagcacataagaagaaaaatggcgaaccagtaaattcagaagtggctgaagcttttgtatacaccttgccctttcaaaatcatgtgactttagttttaacttactcatttgtttga